GGATGGCGGAGGTCCGGCTTAACGAGGTCACCAAGAAGTTCGGGGGGTTCACCGCGGTGGACCGCGTGACCCTGGAGGCTCAGGATGCGGAGTTCGTCGTGTTGGTGGGGCCTTCGGGCTGCGGCAAGACCACCACCCTGCGCATGGTCGCGGGCTTGGAGGAGGTCACCGCCGGGGACATCTTCATCGGAGACCGCCGGGTGAACGACGTCCCCCCTAAGGACCGGGACATCGCCATGGTGTTCCAGAACTATGCCCTGTACCCGCACATGGACGTGTACAACAACATGGCGTTCGGTCTCAAGCTCCGCAAGTTCCCGAAGAGGGAGATCGACCGTCGGGTGCGGGAGGCGGCCGAGCTCCTCGGGATCACCGACAAGCTGCGGGCCAAGCCCCGCGAGCTCTCCGGTGGCCAGCGCCAGCGGGTGGCCCTGGGCCGGGCCATCGTCCGCAACCCCAAGGTGTTCCTGTTCGACGAGCCCCTGTCCAACCTCGACGCGAAACTCCGCGTGCGCATGCGGGCCGAGCTTCAGGAGCTCCACCAGCGGCTCAAGACGACCACCGTGTACGTGACCCACGACCAGGTGGAGGCGATGACCCTTGGCCACCGGGTGGCGGTGATGAAGGACGGCGTGGTCATGCAGTACGACGATCCGCAGACGATCTACGACCATCCGGCGAACATGTTCGTGGCCGGGTTCATCGGTTCCCCGCCCATGAACTTCCTCGAGGCCCGTCTGGTGGAAGAGAACGGCCGCCTGTACGTGCAGGGCAAGGGGTTCAAGCTCCTCGTCCCGGAGGACCGGGCCACGGACGCCGTGCGCGGCTATGTGGGCAAGGACGTGGTGTTCGGCCTTCGCCCGGAGGACATCCGGACCCCGGAGATGGTGCGGGAGCAGCAGCCGGGCCGGGCGTTCGTGGGCAGGGTGCGGGTGCGGGAGCCGCTAGGGGACGAGCTGATCGTGTACGCCGACTGCGCCGAGGACGAGGTGGTGGCCAAGCTCGACCCGCACCTGGCAATCCAACCCGGCCAAGATGTGACCTTCCTCGCGGCGATGGAGCGGATGCATCTGTTCGACAAGGAAACCGAGCAGGCGGTCCGGTAATCCTGGGAAGCGGGTTAGGCATACCGACGCCCGGGCGGGCGTCGGTGGTGGGGGTTCGAGATCAGACGCGGTGGGGGGAGCGGA
This portion of the Candidatus Acetothermia bacterium genome encodes:
- the ugpC gene encoding sn-glycerol-3-phosphate ABC transporter ATP-binding protein UgpC, which codes for MAEVRLNEVTKKFGGFTAVDRVTLEAQDAEFVVLVGPSGCGKTTTLRMVAGLEEVTAGDIFIGDRRVNDVPPKDRDIAMVFQNYALYPHMDVYNNMAFGLKLRKFPKREIDRRVREAAELLGITDKLRAKPRELSGGQRQRVALGRAIVRNPKVFLFDEPLSNLDAKLRVRMRAELQELHQRLKTTTVYVTHDQVEAMTLGHRVAVMKDGVVMQYDDPQTIYDHPANMFVAGFIGSPPMNFLEARLVEENGRLYVQGKGFKLLVPEDRATDAVRGYVGKDVVFGLRPEDIRTPEMVREQQPGRAFVGRVRVREPLGDELIVYADCAEDEVVAKLDPHLAIQPGQDVTFLAAMERMHLFDKETEQAVR